TGCCTTCGGTCCTGTGCAACATCCTGACGGAGCTCGGACCTGTGTATGTGAAGTTGGGTCAGCTGTTGAGTACACGCCCCGACCTGCTGGGGGAGGACTACATCGAGGCATTGAGTCAATTGCAGGCGGATGTTCCAGCCGTGCCTTGGGAGCAATTGAGATCGCAACTGGAGAAGGAACTGGGCTGCTCTGTCGACAAGGCGTTCTCAACGTTCACCGACACGCCGATTGCGGCTGGAAGTGTGGGGCAGGTGTACAAAGCAACCTTGCCTGAGTTCGGTGCTGTAGCGGTGAAGGTGTTGAGGCCAGGGATCGCTGCCCAGGTGGAAGAAGACGGTCGCTTATTGCGCAAGATTGCTGCCCTCGCTGCAGCAACGTCTCTCGGTGGTTTGTACGACTTCGTGGGTCTTGCCGATCAGGTGCTTGAGGCTTTGGTGCGGGAGCTCGATTTCAGGATTGAGGCCTCCAATACCTTGCGTCTGCAGCGCAGTTTGGAACAGTCGAGTTTCGTGCCTGACGCTCAGATTCGTCTGCCCCAAGTGGTGCAGCGGTTGTCGAGCCGCAGCGTGCTCGTGCTCGAGTGGATCGAAGGCGCATCAATCCTGAGCCCTGAAGCTCACGAAGCCCTCGAGGCTGGGCCTGGATTGGTGGCAACAACAACGGCGCTGCTTGGTGCCTTTGTAGAGCAGTACTTCGTGGAGGGATTTTTTCATGCGGATCCCCATCCCGGCAATCTCAAAGTGCTGGCCGATGGCAAGGTGATCCTGCTGGATGCGGGAATGGTGGGTCAGTTCGATCCACGTACGCGCAGCAACTTGCTGGATCTTGTCTTGGCCCTGATTAACCAGGACGGAGCCCGGGCAACGGATGTGTTGGAGCAAATTGCGCCACCGGCACGGGGGGTGAAAGTGGATCGTCAGCACTTGCAACGGCAGCTTGATCAGCTGATTGCCAAGAGTTTTTCCAAGCCATTGGAGGAGCTGAATTTCGCCCTATTTCTCGCCGCATTGCTGCAGCTGGCTAATCGCTCAGGATTGAGGGTGCCTGGAACCCTTGGCCTGTTTGTGAAATCGGTCACCAACTTGGAGGGGGTCGGCAATTCTTTGAACCCGGCGTTCAGTTTCACCGGGGAGATGCAGCCCTTGGTGGCTCAACTGCTCGCTCGTGCCGTGATGCTGCCTCAAGAGCGGCTGATGCAGTTTGGCCTTGATTTGCGCAACCTCACGATTGACTCCCCGCGCCAGCTGAGTCAGCTGTTGCGGCGCTTCAGCAGTGACGACTTGGTGTTTGCCATTCAGCTGGAGGGGCTTGATGCCATGCGCGCCAGCTTGGACCGCATGTCGCAGCGGGTGTCCTTGGCAATTCTGGTGGCATCGCTATTGCTTAGTGCCACGGTGATGGCCACCTTGGCCCAACAACCTTTGCTCAGGAACGTTAGCGAGGGGTTATTTATTGGAGCCACCTTGTTTGGCCTCTGGCTGATTGTGTCGTTGCTGCGCTCTAGTCGTCGATGAGTGCGATCAGGACGAGGCGCGTTTGTTGTTATTAACGAAGCCAAGGGTGTTTGAGTCCAAAGAGATCCAGTTGATCCATCACGAGTTTGTTGATGGTGCGACCCAGTACAACCTGTGGTTCGTCGTCGCGAATCTGGATCACAGGGTGTTGAAGGGGCTGAGACTGCGTTGTTCCCGAGATGATCTTGCGTTTGAGCAGTGAATTTCCGGCTTCTAAACCACACACATAGGCACGCTCCTGGCAGAGCCCTTTGGCGCCGAATTCCCGATCTCCCATCCGCACCCAATCTCCAGCGCAGACGATCGAGGCCATCGACGTTTCCAGCGGTGGCCGCTGCTTGAAACTTCCCGGTGAAAACAATGACACCGACCCGGGATAACGCCGCACCTCCTGATCCACCACCTGCGCTGTGCGGAAGGCCGGCTGCACCTTCGGCAACAACTCCTGCATGAGGCAATCGACAATCCCCTGATCGCTGAGTTCAGCAATTGCTGTGGCGTTATAGAAGTCGCTTGCAATCACCGAGCCCTGTACTGGATCTGCACCCCAGAGCTCCTGCTGACTGTCCCTTTGCAGCTGATCGAGCATGAAGAAAGTGGCGCCGGATCCCCGAAGTGCCTGGAAACGCGACAACACATTGGCGGGCTCGGCAACCGGCACTGTGCGATCAAGCCACAAGCGCACGGACACCACATCAATGGCGCCGAGATTGCCTGCCCGCACCAGCTCCGGGGACAGAGCCGCGCACTCTGGGGAGTTGGTCATCAGTGCCCCCATCCCCTTAGCGCCCACCGCGAGCACCACGGCATCCACATCGTTGATAACAGAGCTGCGGCCCGTGGCTAGCGAGAGGGTTTCAACGGAAGTCACCGTTGTTCCATTTGGGGAGACGTTCAGCCGCGATGCCAACGTTCCCCCAAGCACTTCCAGATGATGTTGCTTGCGCAACCGCTGACTGAGCGGAGCCAACAGTTGCTCTGCGATGCTCTTGCGCTTGATCCAGCGCACATCAAAAGAATCCTGATGGGCCAGTGCGTAGTAGTACAGCAACTCCATCGTCACCGCCGCTGAGAGCTCCTCAGGTGGCTTGAACAGTCCCACCAGCAGGATCGGCCGAAGGAACTCATTGATCATCCGATCGCTGATCCGCAACTGTTTGAACAGCGTCAGTGCATCGATGCCGTCGTACTGCTGGTACACCGCATCGTTGCGGTTCAAATCGAGCATGGCTACCAGAAGTCCGGCGATGCTGAGCCGATCGGCTACTGGTAACCGCTTGAAGTTGTTGATTGTGGCGAAGGCCTGGCCCAGAGGGCTGGGTAGCTGCGGGCCATCACCGAACACTGGAGCTGTGGCTTCCAGACCGTTGGGGGACCAGAAGGCGCTGGTGGTGAACTCGGTGAAACGGTTGCCGAGTTTGAGTTCTTCCGTAAGGGCATTGATATTGGGGTAGTCCTTCCAAAACCCCCGCGTACCGGCCTCGAATGGTTTGCCGCTTGGGGTGGCGAGCGGGGTGCTGCCCGTTGGATCGTTCATCCCGTCGATCAAGGTCACCCGAACCCCGGCTTCGCAGAGGGATTTGGCGGCACCCCAGCCAGCCCATCCCGCTCCGATTACAACCACATGGGAGGGGGTGTCGCTTGGCATCGCTCGGACTTGCCACAGGTTGCGGTCTGAACGCTAATCAGGCCTGGTGGTGGGCCGGCGTTGGCTTCAAAAAACAACCTCACGCTGCTTGCAGCCGATTTTTCTCATAAAGTGACTTCGTTCTTTTGAAACGCGATCGGTGCCCAGGGTCGGACTGATCGTGAATGACGGAAAGTCGCTCGCCGTAGAGACCGCTCAAACGATTCAGGAGCGTCTGGAGCTTGCCGGACATGACGTGGTGCGGGCCAGCAGTTCTGGAGGGATGGTGGGTTTCGCTAACCCAGATCAGCACCTGCGCATGTTGGGGTACAACGCCTGCGTGCCCGAGGGGTTTGATGACTCGATGGTGCTGGCAATTGTGTTGGGAGGCGATGGCACAGTGCTGTCGGCTGCCCGACAAACGGCACCTATTGGTGTGCCGATTCTGACGATCAACACTGGCCATCTCGGCTTTCTTGCAGAGGCCTATCTGGGTGATCTTGATAAGGCTCTCGAGCAGATCCTCACCGATCGCTGGACGATCGAGGAGCGCGCCAACATGGTTGTGAGCGTGATGCGCGGAGATCAAAGGCGCTGGGAAGCCCTGTCTCTTAACGAAATGGCGTTGCACCGTGAGCCACTCACCAGCATGTGCCATTTCGAGATTGCGATTGGCAGGCATGCGCCCGTAGATATCTCTGCTGATGGGGTGATCCTGTCGACGCCCACCGGATCCACGGCCTACGCCCTTAGCGCCGGTGGACCTGTGATCACCCCCGATTGCCCGGTGCTGCAGCTCACTCCGATCGCGGCTCATTCCTTGGCCTCGCGTGCGCTTGTTTTTAGTGATCAGGAACCGGTCACGGTGTTTCCTGCTACTCCTGAACGTCTGATGATGGTGGTGGACGGCAGTGCTGGTTGTTACGTCTGGCCTGAAGACCGGGTGTTGATCCGGCGCAGTGACCATCCCGTGCGCTTTGTGCGCTTGTCGGACCACGAGTTTTTCCAGGTATTGCGCAACAAGCTGGGCTGGGGACTCCCCCATGTGGCGAAGCCGGATCGTCCATGAATGAGCAGGGAGTGTTGTTGCTGGTTGGTTCTGAGGCCTTGCATCTCAAAGATCGCCTAGAGGCTTCGGGCTATCCAGCGTTGGAGTGGGGGGCTGGAAATAGCACCATTGCAGCTTCTGGCCAGCAGCCGATAGCTGCGATCGTGTCGCCGGGCCAGATGCCTGAGGTGAGTGAGCTCCGCCAGAGGTTTGGAACGCTGCCGATTTTGCTGGGCGTGAACGAAGACAGCATTCAGGCTCGAGAGCTCTGCTTCAGTTCTGGGGCGGATGATTTCTGGTTGGCCACCAATGCACCGAGCGATCTCCTGCAACGCTTGCGCCTCCATCTTTCTCTTCAGAAACGCATGGAAGAGCTCCGTCCCGTGATCGTGGTTGGTGATTTACAGCTTGAAACCAGTAGCGGAATGGTGCGTCGTGGGACCCGGTCGATTGGCTTAACGGAGCGAGAATCGTCGTTGCTGCTGTTGCTGTTTAAGGAGCGGGGCAAGGCCGTGAGTCGTGATCAAATCCTGCGTGAGGTTTGGCACGATGATCAAGGGGTGTCGAGCAATGTGGTGGAGGTGTATATCCGTTATTTGCGTCAGAAGCTTGAGGCGGCAGGCGACACACGCTTAATTCACACCATTCGTGGCCGTGGTTATTGCCTCAATAACGGCGTTCCTTTCCTGAAGAGCTCTTGATGGACGTATCTCCCCCCCAGCCACAGCAGTTGCCGCTTGAAGCTCAATGGTGCGTTCGCGACGACACCTGCGTGCTTTTAGAAGTGGCGGACCAGCCCGAAGAACAACGGCTTGGATTAATGCAACGTCCGGCTTTGCCGCCTCTGAGGGGAATGTGGTTTCCGTTTAAGCCGGCACGCCCGTTGCGCTTTTGGATGCTGAATACGATTGCGCCACTCGACATGGTGTTTGTGCACCAGGGGGAGGTGATTGCGATTGAGGCTGATGTGCCCATTTGTCCAGCAATGCCCTGCAAGTCGTTTGGGCCGATGGCTGACGCGGACGGTGTGATCGAGCTACGGGCTGGAGAGGCTAAGCGCCTGGGGGTTGGCGTTGGGAACGCGGTGGTGATCGAAACGATCCAATCCGTGACGCCAAGCAATGACGCCAGCGAATGAATTGGGAATGGCACGAGCTGGTGGCTCTGGCGTTACGTTTAAGTTGCGCAGGCGTGCCTAGCTGAAGAATCCTTTGGATTGAAGCCACAGCCCAACGGCGAGCAAGGGGCCAACGCCTGCAATGAAAAGAGTGATCTTGAGGCGCAGGGGTGACACCTGGGGTTTGCTTTCTCGGATTGCCATCCTGCGAGTTTCAAACTGCTTGATTCTGCCCTTTTTCGCTCGATGGCGTCAGTCCTCAGTCCTGTGGGGGAGCGCTTCCCTTGAGGATCAACACCGGATTCATGGGAGCAAGCCGCGTGCCATCGGCAAGGGGTTGGCCTCGCCAGGCTTGCTGCTGACTGACTTTCACGGAGTACTTGGCAGCTTCGAGCACGGGACGCAGCTCCGCCATGGCTTCCAGGGTGGCCAGGGGGATCACCACTTCACCCTTGGGGGCCATGCACTGGATCACGTGCTCCAGCAGGGATCGACGTTTGCGGCCACCGCCACCAATGAGCACGCGATCGGGAGCCGCTAAGACTGCAGGCACATTGTTGAGTTCTTCCATCGCATCGCCTTCCATCACCGCGGCGGGTTGAACGCCGAGGCGTGCTGCATTCGCGGTGATCAGTGAGGACCCGCCGCTGCGCTGTTCAATGCAAAGCAAGCGCAATTGAGGCCGCAGCCGCAGCGCTTCGAGGCCAACGCTGCCAGTGCCAGCACCCAGATCCCAGAGCACGCCATGTGCAGGAAGGTTGAGCTCAGCGAGCAATTGGATCCTCACCTCCCGTTTGGTCATCAAGCCAGGTCGGTCGGCGTGTTGAAGAAACACACCATCCTCCAGGCCAAAGAGTGGAAGTTGATCGGCTGGTGGAGTCGCTTGAGCTTCCGCGAGCAACACCACCAGATGGAGTGGGTGCAAATCGCTAGGCGTTGCTTGGGATGGGTCGAGCTTTTG
The Synechococcus sp. CC9311 DNA segment above includes these coding regions:
- a CDS encoding AarF/ABC1/UbiB kinase family protein, with amino-acid sequence MSVLSVFDGSSRALEIVRIVSRHEWSFLSQLLNRGDASETRLPLPSVLCNILTELGPVYVKLGQLLSTRPDLLGEDYIEALSQLQADVPAVPWEQLRSQLEKELGCSVDKAFSTFTDTPIAAGSVGQVYKATLPEFGAVAVKVLRPGIAAQVEEDGRLLRKIAALAAATSLGGLYDFVGLADQVLEALVRELDFRIEASNTLRLQRSLEQSSFVPDAQIRLPQVVQRLSSRSVLVLEWIEGASILSPEAHEALEAGPGLVATTTALLGAFVEQYFVEGFFHADPHPGNLKVLADGKVILLDAGMVGQFDPRTRSNLLDLVLALINQDGARATDVLEQIAPPARGVKVDRQHLQRQLDQLIAKSFSKPLEELNFALFLAALLQLANRSGLRVPGTLGLFVKSVTNLEGVGNSLNPAFSFTGEMQPLVAQLLARAVMLPQERLMQFGLDLRNLTIDSPRQLSQLLRRFSSDDLVFAIQLEGLDAMRASLDRMSQRVSLAILVASLLLSATVMATLAQQPLLRNVSEGLFIGATLFGLWLIVSLLRSSRR
- a CDS encoding FAD-dependent oxidoreductase, whose amino-acid sequence is MPSDTPSHVVVIGAGWAGWGAAKSLCEAGVRVTLIDGMNDPTGSTPLATPSGKPFEAGTRGFWKDYPNINALTEELKLGNRFTEFTTSAFWSPNGLEATAPVFGDGPQLPSPLGQAFATINNFKRLPVADRLSIAGLLVAMLDLNRNDAVYQQYDGIDALTLFKQLRISDRMINEFLRPILLVGLFKPPEELSAAVTMELLYYYALAHQDSFDVRWIKRKSIAEQLLAPLSQRLRKQHHLEVLGGTLASRLNVSPNGTTVTSVETLSLATGRSSVINDVDAVVLAVGAKGMGALMTNSPECAALSPELVRAGNLGAIDVVSVRLWLDRTVPVAEPANVLSRFQALRGSGATFFMLDQLQRDSQQELWGADPVQGSVIASDFYNATAIAELSDQGIVDCLMQELLPKVQPAFRTAQVVDQEVRRYPGSVSLFSPGSFKQRPPLETSMASIVCAGDWVRMGDREFGAKGLCQERAYVCGLEAGNSLLKRKIISGTTQSQPLQHPVIQIRDDEPQVVLGRTINKLVMDQLDLFGLKHPWLR
- a CDS encoding NAD(+) kinase, coding for MPRVGLIVNDGKSLAVETAQTIQERLELAGHDVVRASSSGGMVGFANPDQHLRMLGYNACVPEGFDDSMVLAIVLGGDGTVLSAARQTAPIGVPILTINTGHLGFLAEAYLGDLDKALEQILTDRWTIEERANMVVSVMRGDQRRWEALSLNEMALHREPLTSMCHFEIAIGRHAPVDISADGVILSTPTGSTAYALSAGGPVITPDCPVLQLTPIAAHSLASRALVFSDQEPVTVFPATPERLMMVVDGSAGCYVWPEDRVLIRRSDHPVRFVRLSDHEFFQVLRNKLGWGLPHVAKPDRP
- a CDS encoding response regulator transcription factor, which gives rise to MNEQGVLLLVGSEALHLKDRLEASGYPALEWGAGNSTIAASGQQPIAAIVSPGQMPEVSELRQRFGTLPILLGVNEDSIQARELCFSSGADDFWLATNAPSDLLQRLRLHLSLQKRMEELRPVIVVGDLQLETSSGMVRRGTRSIGLTERESSLLLLLFKERGKAVSRDQILREVWHDDQGVSSNVVEVYIRYLRQKLEAAGDTRLIHTIRGRGYCLNNGVPFLKSS
- a CDS encoding DUF192 domain-containing protein, producing MDVSPPQPQQLPLEAQWCVRDDTCVLLEVADQPEEQRLGLMQRPALPPLRGMWFPFKPARPLRFWMLNTIAPLDMVFVHQGEVIAIEADVPICPAMPCKSFGPMADADGVIELRAGEAKRLGVGVGNAVVIETIQSVTPSNDASE
- a CDS encoding bifunctional cobalt-precorrin-7 (C(5))-methyltransferase/cobalt-precorrin-6B (C(15))-methyltransferase; the protein is MIDVIGTDAGAPGSLPPGAQLLVEQAHLLAAPKRLLPALQQWSACPADLRCIASDNPIALSEELLALGSDQRAVVLASGDPLWFGIGRILIERLGRERLRFHPGPSSLQLAFARLGRPWQDAQWISLHGRDPAPLAQRLQQRPSALAVLTDPSRGGVDEVRQSLHSSGLESAYALWLCESLGHSSERVQKLDPSQATPSDLHPLHLVVLLAEAQATPPADQLPLFGLEDGVFLQHADRPGLMTKREVRIQLLAELNLPAHGVLWDLGAGTGSVGLEALRLRPQLRLLCIEQRSGGSSLITANAARLGVQPAAVMEGDAMEELNNVPAVLAAPDRVLIGGGGRKRRSLLEHVIQCMAPKGEVVIPLATLEAMAELRPVLEAAKYSVKVSQQQAWRGQPLADGTRLAPMNPVLILKGSAPPQD